One Nomascus leucogenys isolate Asia chromosome 22a, Asia_NLE_v1, whole genome shotgun sequence DNA segment encodes these proteins:
- the LOC100584630 gene encoding LOW QUALITY PROTEIN: putative olfactory receptor 2I1 (The sequence of the model RefSeq protein was modified relative to this genomic sequence to represent the inferred CDS: substituted 1 base at 1 genomic stop codon) yields the protein MLANQASTEERFLLLGFSDWPSLQPVLFALVLLCYLLTLTGNSAGELLAVRDPRLHTCVYYFLCHLALVDAGFTTRMVPPLLANLRGPALWLPRSHCTAQLCASLALGSAEXVLPAVMGLDRAAAVCRPLRYAGLTSPRLCRALASASWLGGLTNSVAQTALLAERPLCAPRLLDHFICELPALLKLACGGDGDTTENQMFVARVVILLLPFAVILASYGAVAGAVCCMRFSGGRKRAVGTCGSHLTAVCLFYGSAIYTHLQPAQRYNQARGKFVSLFYTVVTPALNQFIYTLRNKEVKGAARRLLRSLERGQAGQ from the coding sequence CACAGAGGAGCGCTTTCTCCTGCTGGGTTTCTCCGACTGGCCTTCCCTGCAGCCGGTCCTCTTCGCCCTAGTCCTCCTGTGCTACCTCCTGACCTTGACTGGCAACTCGGCGGGGGAGCTGCTGGCGGTGCGCGACCCGCGCCTGCACACGTGCGTGTACTACTTCCTCTGCCACCTGGCCTTGGTAGATGCGGGCTTCACCACCAGAATGGTGCCGCCACTGCTGGCCAACCTGCGCGGACCAGCGCTCTGGCTGCCTCGCAGCCACTGCACGGCCCAGCTGTGCGCATCGCTGGCTCTGGGTTCGGCCGAGTGAGTCCTCCCGGCGGTGATGGGTCTGGACCGCGCGGCCGCAGTGTGCCGCCCGCTGCGCTACGCGGGGCTCACCTCCCCGCGCCTATGTCGCGCGCTGGCCAGCGCTTCCTGGCTAGGCGGCCTCACCAACTCCGTTGCGCAAACCGCGCTCCTGGCTGAGCGGCCGCTGTGCGCGCCCCGCCTGCTGGACCACTTCATCTGTGAGCTGCCGGCGTTGCTCAAGCTGGCCTGCGGAGGCGACGGAGACACTACCGAGAACCAGATGTTCGTCGCCCGCGTGGTCATCCTGCTGCTGCCGTTTGCCGTCATCCTGGCCTCCTACGGTGCCGTGGCCGGAGCTGTCTGCTGCATGCGGTTCAGCGGAGGCCGGAAGAGGGCGGTGGGCACGTGTGGGTCCCACCTGACAGCCGTCTGCCTGTTCTACGGCTCGGCCATCTACACCCACCTGCAGCCCGCTCAGCGCTACAACCAGGCACGGGGCAAGTTCGTATCGCTCTTCTACACCGTGGTCACACCTGCTCTCAACCAGTTCATCTACACCCTCAGGAATAAGGAAGTGAAGGGGGCAGCGAGGAGGCTGCTGCGGAGTCTGGagagaggccaggctgggcagtgA
- the UBD gene encoding ubiquitin D, giving the protein MAPNASCFCVNVCSEEGDLMTFDANPDDSVKKIKERVRSKTKVPVQDQVLLLGSKMLKPRRRLSSYGIDKEKTIHLTLKVVKPSDEELPLFLVESRDEGQRHLLHVRRSSSVAQVKAMIETKTFVTSKTQIVTCNGKRLEDGKMMADHGIRKGNLLFLTSYCIGG; this is encoded by the coding sequence GTGAATGTGTGTTCTGAGGAAGGGGATTTAATGACCTTTGATGCCAACCCAGATGACAgcgtgaaaaaaatcaaagaacgtGTCCGGTCTAAGACCAAGGTTCCTGTGCAGGACCAGGTTCTTTTGCTGGGCTCCAAGATGCTAAAGCCACGGAGAAGACTCTCCTCTTACGGCATTGACAAAGAGAAGACCATCCACCTTACCCTGAAAGTGGTGAAGCCCAGTGATGAGGAGCTGCCCTTGTTTCTTGTGGAGTCACGTGATGAGGGACAGAGGCACCTCCTCCACGTGCGAAGGTCCAGCTCAGTGGCACAAGTGAAAGCAATGATTGAGACTAAGACGTTTGTAACCTCTAAGACCCAGATTGTGACTTGCAATGGAAAGAGACTGGAAGATGGGAAGATGATGGCAGATCACGGCATCAGAAAGGGCAACTTACTCTTCCTGACATCTTATTGCATTGGAGGGTGA